Proteins encoded together in one Thermovenabulum gondwanense window:
- a CDS encoding Rqc2 family fibronectin-binding protein has protein sequence MPLDGITLYALLSEINNKIIETKIDKIYQPSIHDVLFFLRKGREEIKLLLSCHPLDFRISLLGTDEKENPITPPPFCMLLRKLLQGGRIIKISQLSLERIITIKIENLNEYGKIKNYFLIAELMGKHSNIILIDEEGTVLDAIKKIGSDVNRVREILPGQKYAFPPAIERINILTESENKLYQMLKCKEKEEDFYFEKWILDNFCGFSKVAAKEILYKSSIENKEIPQIFLELRHNLMERIFIPTIFYEKESRKPFDFWIFPVLHYKNRYIEKKVNTVNDALEVFYKEKHKYEEYTQLKNSLLKLLHDYLKKQIKILSQKQENLSETKNKETYKIYGELILANSFKIKQGDKQVILYNFYNNAEEFITLDEKLTPSQNAQKYFNLYKKLSAKESIIKEQINKITQEIYYIENTIFSVENAENLEELYEIEKDLEKEGVIKTSHIRNEKVKPSEPLKFISSEGFTILVGKNNRQNDYITFKKASPEDIWLHVKDFPGSHVVILTEGKNVSESTLLEAGILAAFYSKARHGSKIAVDFTLKKYVKKPQRAKPGYVIYDNYKTLFVTPEEEIINKLFLKD, from the coding sequence ATGCCCCTTGACGGAATTACTCTTTACGCTTTATTATCCGAAATAAACAATAAAATTATAGAAACTAAAATTGACAAGATATACCAGCCCAGCATCCATGATGTATTATTTTTTTTGAGAAAGGGTCGAGAGGAAATAAAACTCCTTTTATCCTGTCATCCTTTGGATTTTAGAATATCCTTACTTGGGACGGATGAAAAAGAAAATCCCATTACCCCTCCTCCATTTTGCATGTTATTGAGAAAACTACTGCAGGGCGGAAGGATAATTAAGATATCTCAGCTTAGTTTGGAAAGGATTATAACCATAAAAATTGAAAATCTCAACGAATACGGAAAAATTAAGAATTATTTTTTAATAGCAGAACTTATGGGAAAACACAGCAATATTATTTTGATAGACGAGGAAGGAACCGTACTTGATGCTATAAAGAAAATTGGATCGGATGTTAATAGGGTAAGGGAAATACTTCCCGGGCAAAAATATGCTTTTCCACCCGCAATCGAAAGGATTAATATTCTAACAGAAAGTGAAAACAAACTGTATCAAATGCTGAAATGCAAGGAAAAAGAAGAGGATTTCTATTTTGAAAAATGGATTCTGGATAACTTTTGCGGTTTCAGTAAAGTAGCTGCAAAGGAAATTTTGTATAAATCATCGATAGAAAATAAGGAAATCCCACAAATTTTTTTAGAACTCAGGCACAACTTGATGGAGAGAATTTTTATTCCAACTATTTTTTATGAAAAAGAAAGCAGAAAACCTTTTGACTTCTGGATTTTTCCGGTGTTGCATTATAAAAACCGCTACATCGAGAAAAAAGTAAACACGGTAAACGATGCTTTAGAGGTCTTTTATAAAGAAAAACATAAATATGAAGAATATACCCAATTGAAGAACAGTTTATTAAAGCTATTACATGACTACTTAAAAAAGCAGATAAAAATATTATCTCAAAAACAGGAGAATCTTTCCGAAACAAAAAATAAGGAAACATATAAAATTTACGGGGAACTAATTTTGGCAAATTCCTTCAAAATAAAACAGGGGGATAAACAAGTAATATTATATAACTTCTACAATAACGCAGAAGAATTTATTACACTGGATGAAAAATTAACTCCCTCACAAAATGCACAAAAATACTTTAACCTTTATAAAAAACTCTCCGCCAAAGAATCGATAATAAAAGAGCAAATAAATAAGATAACCCAGGAAATCTATTATATTGAAAATACAATTTTTTCTGTAGAAAATGCGGAAAACTTAGAAGAGCTTTACGAAATTGAAAAGGATCTGGAAAAGGAAGGTGTTATTAAAACCTCCCATATAAGAAACGAAAAAGTTAAACCTTCAGAGCCTCTTAAATTTATCTCGTCCGAAGGTTTTACAATACTTGTGGGCAAAAACAACAGGCAAAATGATTATATAACTTTTAAAAAAGCATCTCCTGAAGATATCTGGCTACACGTAAAGGATTTTCCTGGCTCCCATGTGGTCATTTTGACCGAGGGAAAAAATGTAAGCGAATCCACGCTTTTAGAAGCTGGAATCCTGGCAGCTTTTTACAGCAAAGCAAGACATGGAAGTAAAATTGCTGTAGACTTTACATTAAAAAAATACGTAAAAAAACCTCAGAGAGCAAAACCGGGATATGTAATATATGATAATTATAAAACATTGTTTGTTACCCCTGAGGAAGAAATAATAAATAAGCTATTTTTGAAAGATTAA
- a CDS encoding RluA family pseudouridine synthase, whose product MNKYFEFVVDKEDVKKRLDLFITEKIDDISRSYIQKGIEEGWIKVNGKISKANYKVKSGDLIVAEIPEPKKYSIDPEPIPLNIIYEDSDIVVINKPRGMVVYPAPGNYSGTLVNALLYHTKDLSGINGLIRPGIVHRLDKDTSGVMVVAKNDRAHRNLVMQFKEKKVRKTYLALVFGVISEEKATIDTPIGRHPLKRTEMAVVENGKRAVTHFKVLERFKNFTLIEVNLETGRTHQIRVHMSFIGHPVVGDPLYSKKKNPFNIKGQALHSYKLGFWHPSTQKFVSFEAPLPEDIKQILDFLRKECGHAGKSKDYGPEING is encoded by the coding sequence TTGAATAAATACTTTGAATTCGTTGTAGATAAAGAGGACGTCAAAAAAAGGCTTGATTTATTTATAACGGAAAAAATAGATGATATCTCGAGAAGTTATATTCAAAAGGGAATCGAGGAAGGATGGATTAAAGTAAATGGGAAAATCTCCAAGGCTAATTACAAAGTAAAGAGCGGTGATTTAATTGTTGCTGAAATCCCTGAACCCAAAAAATACAGTATAGACCCCGAACCCATTCCTTTGAATATAATTTATGAAGACTCGGATATTGTGGTGATAAATAAACCCAGGGGGATGGTAGTATATCCCGCACCGGGTAATTATTCAGGAACTCTTGTGAATGCTTTATTGTATCATACTAAGGATTTATCGGGTATTAATGGACTTATAAGACCTGGAATTGTCCATAGATTGGATAAGGATACTTCTGGAGTAATGGTGGTAGCAAAAAATGATAGGGCTCATAGAAATTTGGTAATGCAGTTCAAGGAAAAAAAAGTTAGAAAAACCTATTTAGCTCTCGTATTTGGGGTAATAAGCGAAGAAAAGGCTACAATAGATACACCTATTGGAAGGCATCCCCTCAAAAGAACGGAAATGGCTGTAGTAGAAAATGGGAAGAGGGCTGTAACGCACTTTAAAGTGCTGGAAAGGTTTAAAAATTTCACTCTTATAGAAGTAAATCTGGAGACTGGAAGGACTCATCAAATAAGGGTTCATATGAGCTTTATAGGGCATCCCGTCGTAGGAGACCCTTTGTATTCTAAAAAAAAGAATCCCTTCAATATTAAAGGTCAGGCTTTACACTCTTACAAATTAGGTTTTTGGCATCCCTCTACGCAGAAATTTGTTAGTTTTGAGGCCCCGCTACCGGAGGATATAAAACAAATCTTAGATTTTTTGAGAAAGGAGTGTGGTCATGCTGGAAAAAGCAAGGATTATGGACCAGAAATTAATGGATAG
- the pyrR gene encoding bifunctional pyr operon transcriptional regulator/uracil phosphoribosyltransferase PyrR, whose amino-acid sequence MLEKARIMDQKLMDRAITRISHEILEKNRGAMDIALIGIKRRGVPLAERIANKIYQFEGIKVPVGILDITLYRDDLSELSEKPLINTTHVPFDVKGKIIILVDDVIYTGRTVRAALDAVIDMGRPKAIQLAVLIDRGHRELPIRPDYVGKNVPTSNDEVVKVKLQEIDGEDCVLIFQK is encoded by the coding sequence ATGCTGGAAAAAGCAAGGATTATGGACCAGAAATTAATGGATAGAGCAATTACCAGAATAAGCCATGAAATATTGGAAAAAAACCGGGGAGCCATGGACATTGCTTTAATTGGTATAAAGCGGAGAGGAGTTCCGCTGGCTGAAAGGATTGCAAATAAAATATATCAGTTCGAAGGGATAAAAGTACCGGTAGGAATTTTAGATATTACCCTTTATAGAGATGACCTTTCCGAATTATCCGAAAAACCACTAATCAATACTACGCATGTACCTTTTGATGTCAAAGGTAAAATTATCATTTTGGTAGATGATGTTATTTATACGGGAAGAACGGTAAGGGCAGCCCTCGATGCTGTAATTGATATGGGAAGGCCAAAGGCAATCCAATTAGCCGTTTTAATTGATAGGGGCCATCGAGAACTGCCCATACGCCCTGATTACGTGGGGAAAAATGTACCTACATCCAACGATGAGGTGGTAAAAGTAAAACTTCAAGAAATTGATGGTGAAGACTGCGTATTAATCTTTCAAAAATAG
- the dapF gene encoding diaminopimelate epimerase encodes MKFTKMHGLGNDFIVIDGFKEDISIIEKKAKILCDRHFGIGADGILILLPSDIADLKMRIINSDGSEATMCGNGIRCFALYAYTRKIVNKKKMEIETLAGIIKPEIIVNKDIVEAVKVDMGHYSLLKEDIPMQGNTKEEAVDFDLIVDNSSFKATAVSMGNPHCIIFTEDVESIQLEGLGPKIENHPYFPKRTNVEFVEVISDSQLKMKVWERGAGITLACGTGACASAVAAHKKGLVKDKVTVKLPGGDLFIEIMEDKKVFMTGPAKEVFSGELELSYL; translated from the coding sequence ATGAAGTTTACAAAAATGCACGGTCTTGGAAATGATTTTATTGTAATTGATGGTTTTAAAGAAGATATATCCATCATTGAAAAAAAAGCAAAAATTCTTTGTGATAGACATTTTGGTATTGGTGCAGATGGTATTTTAATTTTGTTGCCTTCCGATATTGCTGATTTAAAAATGAGGATAATTAATAGCGACGGCAGCGAAGCTACTATGTGCGGAAATGGGATCAGATGCTTTGCCCTTTATGCCTATACGAGAAAAATAGTTAATAAAAAGAAAATGGAAATTGAAACCTTAGCAGGAATTATAAAACCCGAAATTATAGTCAATAAGGATATAGTAGAAGCGGTTAAAGTTGACATGGGACATTACAGTTTATTAAAGGAAGATATTCCTATGCAGGGAAATACTAAGGAAGAAGCGGTTGATTTTGATTTAATTGTAGATAATAGTAGTTTTAAAGCCACCGCTGTTTCCATGGGGAATCCCCACTGCATAATATTTACCGAGGATGTGGAAAGTATTCAATTAGAGGGTTTGGGTCCCAAAATTGAAAATCACCCATATTTTCCAAAGAGAACGAATGTAGAATTTGTTGAAGTAATTTCTGACAGCCAATTGAAGATGAAAGTGTGGGAAAGGGGAGCGGGAATTACACTGGCATGTGGTACGGGTGCCTGTGCAAGCGCGGTTGCTGCCCATAAAAAAGGACTTGTTAAGGATAAAGTTACAGTAAAATTGCCGGGAGGTGACTTATTTATAGAAATAATGGAAGATAAAAAAGTATTCATGACTGGGCCTGCAAAAGAAGTCTTTAGCGGAGAACTGGAACTATCATATTTATAA
- the lspA gene encoding signal peptidase II codes for MVFIIFSAIVVLLDQITKFIVKTRMNPYESFPVINPILYITYVKNRGAAFSLLEGNIPFFAIVSLIVNLFILFLLVKGIKSSKITKFSLALILGGSIGNFLDRIRLGYVVDFIDLRVWPVFNVADIAVVFGVLILSYILIFEKDEIKIF; via the coding sequence GTGGTATTTATAATATTTTCAGCAATCGTTGTTTTGCTGGATCAAATTACTAAATTTATTGTAAAAACCCGAATGAATCCTTATGAATCTTTTCCTGTCATTAATCCAATTCTTTATATTACATATGTAAAAAATCGAGGTGCAGCTTTTAGCTTGTTAGAGGGGAATATTCCTTTTTTTGCTATTGTCTCATTAATTGTTAATTTATTTATATTATTTTTATTGGTCAAAGGTATTAAAAGTTCAAAGATCACAAAATTTTCCTTAGCTTTAATTCTCGGTGGTTCAATTGGAAATTTCTTGGATAGGATAAGGTTGGGCTATGTAGTTGATTTTATCGACCTGAGAGTTTGGCCGGTTTTCAATGTGGCGGATATTGCTGTGGTGTTCGGAGTTCTGATTCTTTCGTATATATTAATTTTTGAAAAGGACGAAATAAAAATATTTTAA